One Burkholderia sp. PAMC 26561 genomic window carries:
- the fliG gene encoding flagellar motor switch protein FliG, with protein MNAEGLNKAALLLMSIGESEAAEVFKYLGPREVQKIGATMAQLKNVTREQLDNVMTEFVHEAEQHTALSLDSSEYIRTVLTKALGENKAGALIDRILQGSDTSGIEGLKWMDSAAVAELIKNEHPQIIATILVHLDRDQASEIVALLTERLRNDVLLRIATLDGIQPAALRELDDVLTTLLSGSDNLKRAPMGGIRTAAEILNFMSTAHEESVIENVKEFDAELAQKIIDQMFVFENLMDLEDRAIQMLLKEVESETLIVSLKGAQPPLRQKFLANMSQRAAELLAEDLDSRGPVRLSEVETQQRKILQVVRNLAESGQIQLGGKAEDAYV; from the coding sequence ATGAACGCTGAAGGCCTCAATAAAGCCGCGCTCCTGCTGATGTCGATTGGTGAATCCGAAGCAGCGGAAGTCTTCAAGTACCTGGGACCGCGCGAAGTCCAGAAGATCGGCGCGACCATGGCGCAGTTGAAGAACGTCACGCGCGAGCAGCTCGACAACGTGATGACCGAGTTCGTGCACGAAGCCGAACAGCACACGGCGCTCTCGCTCGATTCGAGCGAATACATCCGCACGGTGCTGACCAAGGCGCTCGGCGAGAACAAGGCCGGCGCGCTGATCGACCGGATCTTGCAGGGCAGCGATACGAGCGGTATAGAAGGCTTAAAGTGGATGGATTCGGCGGCGGTCGCCGAGCTCATCAAAAACGAGCATCCGCAGATCATTGCGACGATTCTCGTGCATCTGGACCGCGATCAGGCATCGGAAATCGTGGCGCTCCTGACCGAACGCCTGCGCAACGACGTGCTGTTGCGCATTGCAACGCTCGACGGCATTCAGCCCGCCGCGCTGCGCGAACTCGACGATGTGCTCACCACCTTGCTTTCCGGCAGCGACAACCTGAAACGCGCGCCGATGGGCGGCATTCGCACGGCGGCGGAAATCCTCAACTTCATGTCGACGGCGCACGAGGAATCGGTAATCGAAAACGTCAAGGAATTCGACGCGGAACTGGCGCAGAAGATCATCGACCAGATGTTCGTGTTCGAAAACCTGATGGACCTCGAAGACCGCGCCATCCAGATGTTGCTGAAGGAAGTGGAATCGGAAACGCTGATTGTTTCGTTGAAGGGCGCGCAACCGCCGCTGCGCCAGAAGTTCCTCGCGAACATGTCGCAGCGCGCAGCCGAACTGCTCGCGGAAGACCTCGATTCGCGCGGTCCGGTGCGTTTGTCCGAAGTGGAAACGCAGCAGCGCAAGATCCTGCAGGTCGTGCGCAATCTCGCCGAAAGCGGTCAGATCCAGTTAGGCGGCAAGGCCGAGGACGCATATGTCTGA
- the fliH gene encoding flagellar assembly protein FliH, which produces MSDAAEAAKQAHPTEAEKKARMSAYQRWEMASFDPVPVDRSAADQAALEKHLRRVRDEAHAQGLAQGHVAGQAMGYQAGYDQGYAKGEEEGRLDARSEAARLASMADAFKTALQAADAVVAEALTALALDIAQQVVSQHLTLDPTAVLAVARSVIAAEPALSGAPYLIVNPADLPIVEAYLLEELQAAGWTFRTDPDIERGGCKAHAASGEIDATNATRWERVAAALGRTQPW; this is translated from the coding sequence ATGTCTGACGCAGCAGAAGCCGCGAAGCAGGCTCACCCGACAGAAGCCGAAAAAAAGGCGCGTATGTCCGCGTATCAGCGCTGGGAAATGGCGTCGTTCGATCCGGTTCCCGTGGATCGCAGCGCCGCCGATCAGGCCGCGCTCGAAAAGCATCTGCGTCGTGTCCGCGACGAAGCCCACGCGCAAGGTCTGGCGCAGGGCCACGTCGCCGGCCAGGCGATGGGTTATCAGGCCGGCTACGACCAGGGTTATGCGAAGGGCGAAGAAGAAGGCCGCCTCGACGCACGGTCGGAAGCGGCGCGGCTTGCTTCGATGGCCGATGCCTTCAAGACCGCCCTGCAAGCCGCCGACGCCGTGGTCGCCGAGGCGCTCACCGCGCTGGCGCTGGATATCGCACAACAAGTGGTGTCGCAGCATTTGACGCTCGACCCGACCGCCGTGCTGGCTGTCGCACGCTCGGTGATCGCGGCCGAGCCGGCACTTTCCGGCGCGCCGTACCTGATCGTGAATCCGGCGGATCTGCCGATTGTCGAAGCCTATTTGCTGGAAGAGTTGCAAGCGGCCGGATGGACGTTCCGCACCGATCCGGACATTGAACGCGGCGGCTGCAAGGCACACGCGGCAAGCGGTGAAATCGATGCAACCAATGCGACGCGCTGGGAGCGCGTCGCAGCGGCGCTCGGGAGGACGCAACCGTGGTAA
- the fliI gene encoding flagellar protein export ATPase FliI yields MVTQTHNNAASAARRVTQEGLSELEQELARASFGPLADPDVTPEPTLEDMAAQTIVELAEMVNNPHLDGWRAQLEASKARSQISKPLRACGRLTRAAGLVLEAVGLKLGVGSECMIELPAGSSIPMAEAEVVGFSGDKLFLMPTTEVSGLLPGARVYPLESAPINDPMAGAKRLPVGWEMLGRVVDASGRPLDGLGPLGAKRDAPLSAPTINPLNREPIHKVLDVGVRAINALLTVGRGQRMGLFAGSGVGKSVLLGTMARYTSAEVIVIGLIGERGREVKEFIEQILGEDGLARSVVVAAPADVSPILRMQGATYATSLAEYFRDQGKHVLLLMDSLTRYAMAQREIALAIGEPPATKGYPPSVFAKLPALVERTGNGPEGGGSITAFYTVLTEGDDQQDPIADSARAILDGHIVLSRSLAEAGHYPAIDIEASISRAMTALIDDKHLDRVRLFKQMLSRYQRNRDLINVGAYSSGRDALLDRAIALYPRIEAFLQQGFREQAMFEPSLAKLDELFA; encoded by the coding sequence GTGGTAACGCAAACGCATAACAACGCCGCAAGCGCTGCGCGCCGCGTGACGCAGGAAGGGTTGAGCGAACTCGAGCAGGAGCTTGCGCGCGCATCGTTTGGACCGCTCGCCGATCCCGACGTCACGCCCGAGCCGACGCTGGAAGACATGGCGGCGCAGACGATCGTCGAGTTGGCGGAGATGGTGAACAATCCGCATCTCGATGGATGGCGCGCCCAGCTCGAAGCCAGCAAGGCGCGCAGCCAGATATCGAAGCCGTTGCGCGCGTGCGGCCGGTTGACCCGCGCCGCGGGCCTCGTGCTGGAAGCCGTCGGATTGAAACTCGGCGTGGGATCTGAATGCATGATCGAGTTGCCGGCGGGCAGTTCCATTCCAATGGCCGAAGCCGAAGTCGTCGGGTTCTCCGGCGACAAGCTGTTCCTCATGCCGACCACCGAAGTCTCCGGCTTGCTGCCTGGAGCGCGTGTTTATCCGCTGGAAAGCGCGCCCATCAATGATCCGATGGCCGGTGCCAAGCGCCTGCCTGTCGGCTGGGAAATGCTCGGCCGCGTGGTCGATGCCTCCGGCCGGCCGCTCGATGGCCTCGGCCCCCTCGGCGCCAAGCGCGATGCACCGCTGTCCGCGCCGACCATCAACCCGTTGAATCGCGAACCGATCCACAAGGTCCTCGACGTCGGCGTGCGCGCAATCAATGCGTTGCTCACCGTGGGACGCGGCCAGCGCATGGGTTTGTTCGCGGGCTCGGGCGTGGGTAAATCCGTGCTGCTCGGCACCATGGCGCGTTACACCAGCGCCGAAGTGATCGTGATCGGCCTGATTGGCGAACGCGGCCGGGAAGTGAAGGAGTTCATCGAACAAATTTTGGGCGAGGACGGACTGGCGCGTTCGGTCGTGGTCGCGGCCCCCGCCGACGTTTCGCCCATCCTCCGTATGCAGGGCGCAACATATGCGACCTCGCTCGCCGAGTATTTCCGCGATCAGGGCAAACACGTACTTTTGCTGATGGACTCGCTCACGCGTTACGCCATGGCCCAGCGCGAGATTGCGCTGGCAATCGGCGAACCGCCCGCCACCAAAGGCTATCCGCCCTCTGTGTTCGCCAAGTTGCCGGCGCTCGTCGAGCGTACGGGGAACGGCCCGGAAGGCGGCGGATCGATTACGGCTTTTTATACGGTCTTGACGGAAGGGGACGATCAGCAAGATCCTATCGCCGATTCTGCCCGTGCAATTCTGGACGGGCATATCGTGCTGTCGCGGTCGCTGGCCGAAGCGGGGCATTACCCGGCCATCGATATCGAGGCGTCGATCAGCCGCGCAATGACGGCGCTCATCGACGATAAACATCTGGACCGCGTGCGCTTGTTCAAGCAAATGTTGTCGCGTTATCAGCGCAATCGGGACTTGATTAACGTGGGCGCGTATTCGAGCGGACGCGACGCGCTGCTGGACCGGGCAATAGCGTTGTATCCGCGCATTGAAGCGTTTTTGCAGCAAGGATTTCGCGAGCAGGCGATGTTCGAACCGAGTTTGGCCAAACTCGACGAACTGTTCGCGTGA
- the fliJ gene encoding flagellar export protein FliJ yields MSKHLPINTLINLAEEELEAATKKLGKLQQERNEVETQLNSLVTYRDEYHARFTASAQEGTTAQTLRNFQAFVDTLDSAINQQRALLVAANARLEAAKPEWQQKKQKLGSYQVLAARADAVQAKQDARIEQRDSDEHSAKVLRMRAERA; encoded by the coding sequence ATGTCAAAGCATCTGCCGATCAACACCCTGATCAACCTCGCAGAAGAAGAACTCGAAGCCGCGACCAAAAAACTCGGCAAGCTGCAGCAGGAACGCAACGAAGTGGAGACGCAACTGAATTCGCTCGTGACGTATCGCGATGAGTATCACGCGCGGTTCACGGCGTCGGCGCAAGAAGGCACGACCGCGCAGACCTTGCGTAACTTCCAGGCATTCGTGGATACGCTCGATTCCGCGATCAACCAGCAGCGCGCGTTGCTCGTGGCCGCGAATGCACGGCTTGAAGCGGCAAAGCCGGAATGGCAGCAGAAAAAGCAGAAGCTGGGTTCGTATCAGGTGCTGGCTGCACGCGCCGACGCGGTGCAGGCCAAACAGGACGCAAGGATCGAGCAGCGCGATTCCGACGAGCATTCCGCCAAGGTGCTGCGGATGCGTGCCGAACGGGCGTAG
- a CDS encoding flagellar hook-length control protein FliK, whose translation MSSVNSASALLGMSSVSAVSRSTAAASARDEAAASFGSTLHSITAKANEREAAQAKVQERAQADKAAAKAAAARGSVHDASKPDNTDSTDQAKTTDGADQSTATDQTDLSKTDKTASADKPANATKAAPGTPEAIAAAAAEKAAILKARATGAGKTPADPADAATASTDATSTDATDTTADTPSPAKAADAKAAADALQASLTAAANVQTPATPLNAAAAAAMGAAHAGNMNNGTPTGTTTGTKGGRDTPLAGLSADSKTQGSAALTPQGGAAATQQADANALAALTQSDDGSAAYKATAANADATANASVQQAASAATSGATLQGAATAADSAAIAPHVGSSGWDDAFSQKVVFLSNAHQQSAELTLNPKDLGPLQVVLQVAGNHAHALFVSDHAQVRAAVEAALPTLREAMQASGIGLGSTSVSDGFAGKQASSGQQDGGGRPSWTGSGSSGGGIGAVSDASSSVSLPLRRQVGLVDTFA comes from the coding sequence ATGTCGTCAGTTAATTCGGCCAGCGCGTTGCTGGGTATGTCGAGCGTATCGGCTGTTTCGCGCAGCACAGCAGCGGCGTCCGCTCGCGATGAAGCGGCGGCATCGTTTGGCTCGACCTTGCACAGCATCACCGCCAAGGCCAATGAGCGCGAAGCGGCACAAGCCAAAGTGCAGGAACGCGCTCAAGCCGATAAAGCCGCTGCAAAGGCGGCGGCTGCGCGCGGCAGCGTGCATGATGCGTCGAAACCGGACAACACGGATTCAACTGATCAGGCTAAAACAACGGACGGCGCGGATCAAAGCACGGCGACGGATCAGACGGATTTATCGAAGACCGACAAGACTGCGTCAGCCGATAAACCAGCTAACGCGACCAAGGCCGCGCCGGGAACGCCCGAGGCAATCGCGGCGGCGGCAGCGGAAAAGGCTGCGATTCTGAAAGCACGTGCTACCGGTGCCGGGAAAACGCCTGCCGATCCGGCCGACGCTGCGACGGCAAGCACGGACGCGACATCGACGGATGCCACCGACACGACGGCCGATACCCCCTCACCCGCCAAAGCCGCCGATGCCAAAGCCGCCGCCGATGCGCTGCAGGCGTCGCTGACGGCGGCCGCAAATGTGCAGACGCCGGCCACGCCGCTCAACGCGGCCGCCGCAGCAGCAATGGGCGCGGCGCACGCGGGCAACATGAACAACGGCACGCCCACGGGCACGACGACGGGCACGAAAGGCGGTCGCGACACGCCGCTGGCTGGTCTTTCGGCTGATAGCAAGACCCAGGGCAGCGCGGCGTTGACGCCACAAGGCGGCGCGGCAGCCACGCAACAAGCCGATGCAAACGCACTCGCTGCACTGACGCAATCCGACGACGGCAGCGCCGCATACAAGGCAACCGCGGCGAACGCCGACGCCACCGCGAACGCGAGCGTGCAGCAAGCGGCATCGGCGGCGACCAGCGGCGCGACCTTGCAAGGCGCCGCGACCGCAGCCGATAGCGCCGCCATCGCACCGCATGTCGGATCGAGCGGCTGGGACGATGCGTTCAGCCAGAAGGTGGTGTTTTTATCGAATGCACATCAGCAAAGCGCCGAGTTGACGCTGAATCCGAAGGATCTCGGGCCGCTGCAGGTGGTGCTGCAGGTCGCCGGGAATCATGCGCATGCGCTGTTCGTATCGGACCATGCGCAGGTTCGCGCGGCCGTCGAGGCTGCATTGCCGACCTTGCGTGAAGCGATGCAGGCAAGTGGCATTGGTTTGGGCAGCACGAGCGTCAGCGACGGCTTTGCGGGCAAGCAAGCGAGCTCGGGCCAGCAGGATGGCGGCGGACGGCCGTCGTGGACTGGTTCGGGCAGTAGCGGCGGCGGGATTGGAGCCGTAAGCGACGCATCGAGCTCGGTCAGCCTGCCGCTACGCCGTCAGGTTGGACTGGTGGATACGTTCGCCTAA
- the fliL gene encoding flagellar basal body-associated protein FliL, which yields MATTAAAQQPVTPAKTGKLKRIILIAVGAIVLLGAGGAGAYFWLHKTASHEPAKPAPAVPPVFYPLDSMTVNLQSDDGMHYLRIGLTLKLPDEKAQAALAERMPEVRSHILMLLSAKHPDDLAGIDGKRTLAKELLTTVNTFGGTPEAPAHVQEVLFTEIVVQ from the coding sequence ATGGCAACTACAGCAGCAGCACAACAACCCGTCACGCCGGCTAAAACCGGCAAGCTCAAGCGCATCATCCTGATCGCGGTGGGCGCAATCGTCCTGCTCGGCGCCGGCGGCGCAGGCGCGTATTTCTGGCTGCACAAAACCGCATCGCACGAACCCGCGAAGCCCGCACCCGCGGTGCCGCCGGTGTTCTACCCGCTCGACTCCATGACCGTCAACCTGCAATCCGATGACGGCATGCATTACCTGCGCATCGGCCTCACGCTGAAGCTGCCCGATGAAAAAGCGCAGGCCGCGCTGGCCGAGCGTATGCCGGAAGTGCGCAGCCACATCCTGATGCTGCTCTCGGCGAAACATCCCGACGACCTGGCCGGCATCGACGGAAAACGCACGCTCGCCAAGGAACTCCTCACTACCGTCAACACGTTCGGCGGTACGCCGGAAGCACCGGCGCACGTGCAGGAAGTGCTGTTCACAGAAATCGTCGTCCAGTAA
- the fliM gene encoding flagellar motor switch protein FliM, translating to MGHEEFMSQEEVDALLKGVTGEVDAVADETRYQGVRPYNLATQERIVRGRMPGLEIINDRFARLLRVGIFNFMRRSAEISVGPVKVQKYSEFTRNLPIPTNLNLVHVKPLRGTSLFVFDPNLVFFVVDNLFGGDGRFHTRVEGREFTQTEHRIISKLLNLVFEQYAASWKSVRSLNFEFVRSEMHTQFANVATPNEIVIVTQFSIEFGSTGGTLHICMPYSMIEPIRDVLSSPIQGEALEVDRRWIRVLSQQVQSAEVELTVDLAQIGTTFEQILNMRAGDVLPINVPEEVTAKVDGVPVMECGYGVFNGQYALRVQKMISATDTMKEGGYE from the coding sequence ATGGGCCACGAAGAGTTCATGTCGCAGGAGGAGGTCGATGCCCTGCTCAAGGGCGTCACCGGGGAAGTCGATGCTGTTGCCGACGAAACACGCTATCAAGGCGTGCGCCCCTACAACCTCGCGACGCAGGAACGTATCGTCCGGGGCCGGATGCCGGGCCTGGAAATCATCAACGACCGCTTCGCGCGTCTCCTGCGCGTGGGCATCTTCAACTTCATGCGGCGCTCGGCGGAAATTTCCGTCGGTCCGGTGAAGGTACAGAAGTACAGCGAATTCACCCGCAACCTGCCGATCCCGACGAACCTGAACCTGGTCCACGTGAAGCCGTTGCGCGGCACGTCGCTTTTCGTGTTCGACCCGAACCTGGTGTTCTTCGTCGTCGATAACCTCTTCGGCGGCGACGGCCGTTTCCACACCCGCGTGGAAGGCCGCGAATTCACGCAGACCGAGCATCGCATCATCAGCAAGCTGCTGAACCTCGTGTTCGAGCAGTACGCAGCATCCTGGAAAAGCGTGCGCTCGCTCAACTTCGAATTCGTGCGCTCGGAAATGCACACGCAGTTCGCAAACGTGGCGACGCCCAACGAGATCGTGATCGTGACGCAGTTCTCCATCGAGTTCGGATCGACCGGCGGCACGCTGCACATCTGCATGCCGTATTCGATGATCGAACCGATCCGCGACGTACTGTCGTCGCCCATACAAGGCGAAGCGCTCGAAGTCGACCGCCGCTGGATTCGCGTCCTGTCGCAGCAAGTGCAGTCCGCCGAGGTGGAACTCACGGTCGATCTCGCGCAGATCGGCACGACCTTCGAGCAGATCCTGAACATGCGGGCCGGCGATGTCCTGCCGATCAACGTGCCCGAAGAGGTCACGGCAAAAGTGGACGGCGTGCCGGTGATGGAATGCGGCTACGGTGTTTTCAATGGTCAATACGCGTTGCGCGTCCAGAAGATGATCAGCGCAACCGATACGATGAAGGAAGGTGGATATGAGTGA
- the fliN gene encoding flagellar motor switch protein FliN yields the protein MSDVTEPGTLPSDPLKGEDFGMDDWASALAEQNGNETPAAASSAGVFQPLSKVAAPTTRNDIDMILDIPVQMTVELGRTKIAIRNLLQLAQGSVVELDGLAGEPMDVLVNGCLIAQGEVVVVNDKFGIRLTDIITPSERIRKLNR from the coding sequence ATGAGTGACGTAACCGAACCGGGCACGCTGCCGTCCGATCCGCTCAAGGGCGAGGACTTCGGCATGGACGACTGGGCGAGCGCCCTGGCCGAGCAGAACGGCAATGAGACGCCGGCGGCGGCATCGTCGGCCGGGGTGTTCCAGCCTTTGTCGAAAGTCGCGGCGCCGACGACGCGCAATGACATCGACATGATTCTCGATATCCCCGTGCAGATGACGGTGGAACTCGGGCGCACGAAGATCGCGATTCGCAACTTGCTGCAACTCGCACAAGGATCGGTCGTGGAACTCGACGGCCTCGCCGGCGAACCGATGGACGTTCTCGTCAACGGATGCCTCATCGCCCAGGGCGAAGTGGTGGTCGTGAACGACAAGTTCGGTATCCGTCTGACCGACATCATCACGCCGTCGGAACGCATCAGGAAGCTGAATCGATGA
- the fliO gene encoding flagellar biosynthetic protein FliO has protein sequence MKRPAVAFSTLFVAFTAHAADMNAVNHAAQIASGVGAGTAVPSLGVGAVLQTLLGLAIVIAFVFGCAWLARKFGVAGTKRTGLVKVIGGASLGNKERVSVVEIGDTWLVLGAAPGNVRLLHTMPAGSAELSGVEAPTAPGPDGLQGSFGQRFRDALAGEATKRLQKFAGGSK, from the coding sequence ATGAAACGCCCGGCCGTCGCTTTCTCGACGCTTTTCGTGGCATTCACCGCGCACGCCGCCGATATGAACGCCGTCAATCACGCGGCCCAGATTGCATCGGGTGTGGGCGCGGGAACAGCCGTGCCGTCGCTTGGTGTCGGCGCCGTGTTGCAGACGCTGCTCGGGCTGGCGATCGTGATCGCGTTCGTGTTCGGCTGCGCGTGGCTCGCACGCAAGTTCGGGGTGGCAGGGACAAAACGCACGGGCCTGGTGAAGGTGATCGGCGGCGCGTCGCTCGGGAACAAGGAGCGGGTATCGGTGGTGGAAATCGGCGATACATGGCTCGTGCTGGGCGCGGCTCCCGGCAACGTGCGGCTGCTGCACACCATGCCGGCGGGATCGGCGGAACTCAGCGGCGTGGAAGCGCCCACGGCGCCCGGGCCGGACGGACTTCAAGGCAGTTTCGGTCAACGTTTTCGCGATGCCCTCGCCGGTGAAGCGACCAAACGTCTGCAAAAATTCGCGGGCGGGAGCAAGTAA
- the fliP gene encoding flagellar type III secretion system pore protein FliP (The bacterial flagellar biogenesis protein FliP forms a type III secretion system (T3SS)-type pore required for flagellar assembly.), with protein MQFRFVVRCAKLALPVVIGALPYAAFAQSTAGLPAFNTSPGPNGGTTYSLSVQTMLLLTMLSFLPAMVLMMTSFTRIIIVLSLLRQALGTTSTPPNQVLVGLALFLSLFVMSPVLDRAYTDAYKPFSDGTITMDQAVTRGVAPFKQFMLRQTREADLALFAKISKAPPMNGPEDVPLSLLVPSFVTSELKTGFQIGFTIFIPFLIIDMVVASVLMSMGMMMVSPSTISLPFKLMLFVLVDGWQLLIGSLAQSFVS; from the coding sequence ATGCAGTTTCGGTTTGTAGTTCGATGCGCGAAGCTGGCGCTGCCGGTCGTGATTGGCGCCCTTCCCTACGCAGCTTTCGCACAAAGCACGGCCGGCTTGCCGGCGTTCAACACCAGCCCCGGCCCGAACGGCGGCACGACGTATTCGCTCAGCGTCCAGACGATGCTGCTGCTCACCATGCTGTCGTTCCTGCCGGCAATGGTGCTGATGATGACGAGCTTCACGCGCATCATCATCGTGTTGTCGCTGCTGCGTCAGGCGCTCGGCACGACCAGCACGCCGCCGAATCAGGTCCTGGTCGGACTGGCGCTGTTTTTATCGTTGTTCGTGATGTCGCCGGTACTCGACCGCGCCTACACCGACGCGTACAAACCGTTCTCCGACGGCACGATCACCATGGATCAGGCGGTCACGCGCGGCGTCGCGCCGTTCAAACAATTCATGCTGCGCCAGACGCGCGAAGCCGATCTCGCGCTCTTCGCCAAGATCTCGAAAGCCCCGCCCATGAACGGTCCCGAAGACGTGCCGCTCTCGCTGCTGGTGCCGTCGTTCGTAACGAGTGAATTGAAGACCGGCTTCCAGATCGGCTTCACCATTTTCATTCCGTTCCTGATCATCGACATGGTCGTGGCGAGCGTGCTGATGTCCATGGGGATGATGATGGTGTCGCCATCGACCATTTCGCTGCCGTTCAAGCTGATGCTGTTCGTGCTCGTCGATGGATGGCAGTTGCTCATTGGTTCGCTCGCGCAGAGCTTCGTTTCGTAA
- the fliQ gene encoding flagellar biosynthesis protein FliQ, with protein MTPESVMSIAHQAMYVALLLAAPLLLVALVVGLVVSLFQAATQINESTLSFIPKLLAVAVTLVIAGPWMMETLLDYMRHVFTITPAITG; from the coding sequence ATGACCCCCGAATCCGTCATGTCGATCGCGCACCAGGCCATGTACGTGGCGCTGTTGCTCGCGGCTCCGCTGTTGCTGGTCGCGCTGGTCGTAGGCCTGGTGGTGAGCTTGTTCCAGGCCGCCACGCAGATCAACGAAAGCACGCTCTCGTTCATTCCGAAACTGCTCGCGGTCGCCGTCACGCTCGTGATTGCCGGACCCTGGATGATGGAAACGCTGCTCGACTACATGCGCCACGTGTTCACCATCACTCCGGCAATCACCGGCTAA